The following coding sequences are from one Streptomyces sp. NBC_01294 window:
- the scy gene encoding polarized growth protein Scy, with protein sequence MRGYESQESHQAEADHLSRFEAEMERLKKERGKAVQHAEDLGYQVEVLRAKLHEVRRSLASRPAYDGADMGYQAEQLLRNAQIQADQMRSDAERELRDARAQTQRILQEHAEHQARLQAELHAEAVNRRQRLDQELGERRQTVEAHVNENVAWAEQLRARTESQARRLMEESRAEAEQSLNAARAEAARVAEETRRRMAADAEAARAETEATLLRARKEAERLLTAASSQAQEASQHAERLRSTTSAEAEQTRQQTMDLGRLAESRVQEADSALREARAEAEKVLAEAKESASRQLASAESVNEQRTRTAKEQVARLVGQATKEAEVLKAEAEQSLADARAEAERLRTEAGEHARTAAAEDMAAQLAKAARTAEDVLNKASEDARATTRAASEEADRIRREAETEADRLRLQAATTADELKGAAKDDTEEYRARTVELQEEARRLRGEAEQLRAEAVAEGERIRGEARREAVQQIEEAARTAEELLGKAKADADELRGGATAESERVRAEAVERAGNLRKQAEETLERTRAEAERLRAEAEEQAEGVRAEADAAALARREETEQALAAKRVEADEELVRLHTDAESRLTTAEQTLRDARAAAENIRRETAEETDRLRAESAERIRTLQTQSETEAERLRDDAADDAGRVRAEAEQVAVRLRSEAESEAERVRTEAHETADRLRAEAKAAAERVAAEAAEALAAAQEEAARRRRESEETLASARTDAEQERAQAREQSEELLAAARRRSEEAQAEAARLTEEAERRASELVSAAEATAQQVRDSVAGLHEQAEEEVAGLRSAAEHSAERTRTEAEEEAGRVRSDAYAERERATEDANRTRTEARAETDAAKALAERTVGEAIAEAEQLRSDTAEYAQRVRTEATDALAASERDAARTRADARDDANRIRGEAAESLEASRTEGARITADATAEAERITAETRTANAATVSEAAEQAERITAEAAQAAEATRAEAAGTLDEARAEGNRLRTEAAEQADRLISEASAEADRLTEETRAANAVTVGEASVEAERLTTQAARLKAQAAETLASAERDAARIMVDSRAEGDRLIDETRTANEATVGEAEAEAERVRAEAARVLDDARAEGGRIIGEATAEADRVTVAANETLAGAERDAEQTMDEARAEANRLRTEAAEQADRLITEAVSEAENLTEQTRKDNDRTVGEAAGEAERLRADASEALSSAQEHATRTRSEAERVKAEAATAAERMRTEARAESERLLDEAREEANKRRSEAAEQVDRLITEASAEAEKLTGDARKQALAATTAAEEQADAMVDAARKEAARIASEATVEGNSMVEKARTDADELLIGARSDAAAIRERAEELRGRVEGEVEELHERARRESAEQMKSAGDRVDKLVRAATEQSVEAEAKAKELVSDASSEASKVRIAAVRKAEALLKEAEQKKAELAREAENALAQARAEAERLVDEGRSELEVLVRRREDIQAEISRVQDVLEALESFEAPSGGGKPAVGGQGAGGVKAGATAGSTRSGGKSSEG encoded by the coding sequence GTGCGGGGCTACGAAAGCCAGGAGAGCCATCAGGCCGAGGCCGACCATCTCTCGCGCTTCGAGGCCGAGATGGAGCGGCTGAAGAAGGAGCGCGGGAAGGCCGTCCAGCACGCTGAGGACCTGGGATACCAGGTCGAGGTGCTGCGCGCCAAGCTCCACGAGGTACGCCGATCTCTGGCGTCCCGCCCCGCCTACGACGGCGCGGACATGGGGTACCAGGCGGAGCAGCTGCTTCGCAATGCCCAGATCCAGGCCGACCAGATGCGCTCCGACGCCGAGCGCGAGCTGCGCGACGCCCGGGCGCAGACCCAGCGCATCCTCCAGGAGCACGCCGAACACCAGGCGCGCCTCCAGGCCGAACTGCACGCCGAGGCCGTCAACCGGCGCCAGCGCCTGGACCAGGAGCTGGGCGAACGCCGCCAGACCGTCGAGGCGCACGTCAACGAGAACGTTGCCTGGGCCGAGCAGCTGCGCGCCCGTACGGAGTCCCAGGCGCGCCGGCTCATGGAGGAGTCCCGCGCCGAGGCCGAGCAGTCCCTGAACGCCGCCCGCGCCGAGGCCGCCCGGGTCGCCGAGGAGACCCGGCGCCGGATGGCCGCCGACGCCGAGGCCGCCCGTGCGGAGACCGAGGCCACCCTGCTGCGCGCCCGCAAGGAGGCCGAGCGGCTGCTGACCGCCGCCTCCTCGCAGGCCCAGGAGGCCAGCCAGCACGCGGAGCGGCTGCGCTCCACCACCTCCGCCGAGGCCGAGCAGACCCGCCAGCAGACCATGGACCTCGGCCGGCTGGCCGAGTCCCGCGTGCAGGAGGCCGACTCCGCACTGCGCGAGGCCCGCGCCGAGGCCGAGAAGGTGCTCGCGGAGGCCAAGGAGAGCGCGTCCCGCCAGCTCGCGTCCGCGGAGTCCGTCAACGAGCAGCGCACCCGTACCGCCAAGGAGCAGGTCGCCCGGCTGGTCGGCCAGGCCACCAAGGAGGCCGAGGTCCTCAAGGCCGAGGCCGAGCAGTCCCTGGCCGACGCCCGCGCGGAGGCCGAGCGGCTGCGCACCGAGGCCGGCGAGCACGCCCGTACGGCCGCGGCCGAGGACATGGCGGCCCAGCTGGCGAAGGCCGCCCGCACCGCCGAGGACGTACTGAACAAGGCCTCGGAGGACGCCCGGGCCACCACCCGGGCCGCGTCCGAGGAGGCCGACCGGATCCGCCGCGAGGCCGAGACCGAGGCCGACCGGCTGCGCCTGCAGGCGGCGACCACGGCCGACGAGCTCAAGGGTGCCGCGAAGGACGACACCGAGGAGTACCGGGCCCGCACGGTCGAACTCCAGGAGGAGGCCCGGCGGCTGCGCGGCGAGGCCGAACAGCTGCGCGCGGAGGCCGTCGCCGAGGGCGAGCGGATCCGCGGCGAGGCCCGCCGCGAGGCGGTCCAGCAGATCGAGGAGGCGGCCCGGACCGCCGAGGAGCTGCTCGGCAAGGCCAAGGCGGACGCGGACGAGCTGCGCGGCGGGGCGACCGCCGAGAGCGAGCGGGTCCGCGCCGAGGCCGTCGAGCGGGCCGGCAACCTGCGCAAGCAGGCCGAGGAGACCCTGGAGCGGACCCGCGCCGAGGCCGAGCGGCTGCGCGCCGAGGCCGAGGAGCAGGCCGAGGGCGTCCGGGCCGAGGCGGACGCGGCGGCCCTCGCCCGGCGCGAGGAGACCGAGCAGGCGCTGGCCGCCAAGCGCGTGGAGGCCGACGAGGAGCTCGTACGGCTGCACACGGACGCCGAGAGCCGGCTGACCACGGCCGAGCAGACGCTGCGCGACGCCCGTGCGGCGGCGGAGAACATCCGCCGCGAGACCGCGGAGGAGACCGACCGGCTGCGCGCCGAGTCGGCGGAGCGCATCCGCACGCTGCAGACGCAGTCGGAGACCGAGGCCGAGCGGCTTCGGGACGACGCGGCGGACGACGCCGGCCGGGTGCGCGCGGAGGCCGAACAGGTCGCCGTACGACTGCGCAGCGAGGCCGAGTCCGAGGCGGAGCGGGTGCGCACGGAGGCGCACGAGACCGCGGACCGGCTGCGCGCCGAGGCGAAGGCGGCGGCCGAGCGGGTCGCCGCGGAGGCCGCGGAGGCGCTGGCCGCCGCGCAGGAGGAGGCCGCCCGGCGCCGCCGGGAGTCCGAGGAGACCCTGGCGTCGGCCCGGACGGACGCGGAACAGGAGCGGGCCCAGGCCCGCGAGCAGAGCGAGGAGTTGCTGGCCGCGGCCCGCCGCCGCTCGGAGGAGGCGCAGGCCGAGGCGGCCCGCCTGACCGAGGAGGCCGAGCGCCGGGCATCGGAGCTGGTGTCGGCGGCCGAGGCCACCGCCCAGCAGGTGCGGGACTCCGTGGCCGGGCTGCACGAGCAGGCCGAGGAGGAGGTCGCCGGACTGCGCAGCGCCGCCGAGCACTCGGCGGAGCGTACGAGGACCGAGGCCGAGGAAGAGGCCGGCCGGGTCCGTTCCGACGCCTACGCGGAGCGGGAGCGGGCCACCGAGGACGCCAACCGGACCCGCACCGAGGCGCGCGCGGAGACGGACGCGGCGAAGGCACTGGCGGAGCGGACGGTCGGCGAGGCGATCGCCGAGGCCGAGCAGCTGCGCAGCGACACCGCCGAGTACGCGCAGCGGGTGCGTACCGAGGCGACGGACGCGCTGGCCGCGTCCGAGCGGGACGCGGCCCGTACCCGGGCCGACGCCCGGGACGACGCGAACCGGATCCGCGGCGAGGCGGCGGAGTCCCTGGAGGCCTCCCGCACCGAGGGCGCCCGGATCACGGCCGACGCGACGGCGGAGGCCGAGCGGATCACCGCGGAGACCCGCACGGCGAACGCGGCCACGGTCTCCGAGGCCGCGGAGCAGGCCGAGCGGATCACGGCCGAGGCGGCGCAGGCCGCGGAGGCCACCCGTGCCGAGGCCGCGGGCACCCTGGACGAGGCGCGGGCCGAGGGCAACCGGCTGCGCACCGAGGCCGCGGAGCAGGCCGACCGGCTCATCTCCGAGGCGTCGGCGGAGGCGGACCGGCTCACCGAGGAGACCCGCGCCGCCAACGCGGTCACCGTCGGCGAGGCGTCGGTGGAGGCCGAGCGGCTCACCACCCAGGCGGCACGGCTCAAGGCACAGGCGGCCGAGACCCTGGCGAGCGCCGAGCGGGACGCGGCGAGGATCATGGTCGACTCGCGTGCCGAGGGCGACCGGCTCATCGACGAGACCCGTACGGCCAACGAGGCCACGGTCGGCGAGGCCGAGGCCGAGGCCGAGCGGGTGCGCGCGGAGGCGGCCCGGGTCCTGGACGACGCCCGTGCGGAGGGCGGCCGGATCATCGGCGAGGCCACCGCGGAGGCGGACCGCGTCACGGTCGCGGCGAACGAGACGCTGGCGGGCGCCGAGCGGGACGCCGAGCAGACGATGGACGAGGCGCGCGCCGAGGCGAACCGGCTGCGCACCGAGGCGGCCGAGCAGGCGGACCGGCTCATCACCGAGGCCGTGTCCGAGGCCGAGAACCTCACGGAGCAGACCCGCAAGGACAACGACCGCACGGTCGGCGAGGCGGCCGGCGAGGCCGAGCGGCTGCGCGCGGACGCGTCGGAGGCGCTGTCCTCGGCGCAGGAGCACGCGACCCGCACCCGGTCGGAGGCCGAGCGGGTCAAGGCCGAGGCGGCGACCGCGGCGGAGCGCATGCGCACCGAGGCCCGTGCGGAGTCCGAGCGGCTGCTGGACGAGGCCCGCGAGGAGGCCAACAAGCGCCGCAGCGAGGCCGCGGAGCAGGTCGACCGGCTCATCACCGAGGCCTCGGCGGAGGCCGAAAAGCTGACCGGCGATGCGCGGAAGCAGGCCCTCGCCGCCACGACGGCGGCCGAGGAGCAGGCCGACGCGATGGTCGACGCGGCCCGCAAGGAGGCGGCGCGGATCGCCTCGGAGGCGACCGTCGAGGGCAACTCCATGGTGGAGAAGGCCCGTACGGACGCGGACGAGCTGCTGATCGGCGCGCGCTCGGACGCGGCTGCCATAAGGGAACGGGCGGAGGAGCTGCGCGGCCGCGTCGAGGGCGAGGTCGAGGAGCTGCACGAGCGGGCCCGTCGGGAGTCGGCCGAGCAGATGAAGTCGGCCGGCGATCGCGTGGACAAGCTGGTGCGGGCGGCGACCGAGCAGAGCGTCGAGGCCGAGGCGAAGGCCAAGGAGCTGGTCTCGGACGCGAGCAGCGAGGCGAGCAAGGTGCGCATCGCCGCGGTGCGCAAGGCGGAGGCGCTGCTCAAGGAGGCCGAGCAGAAGAAGGCGGAGCTGGCCCGCGAGGCCGAGAACGCCCTCGCGCAGGCCAGGGCGGAGGCCGAACGGCTCGTCGACGAGGGCCGCAGTGAGCTGGAGGTCCTGGTGCGCAGGCGCGAGGACATCCAGGCGGAGATCTCCCGTGTCCAGGACGTTCTTGAGGCGTTGGAATCATTCGAGGCGCCTTCCGGCGGCGGCAAGCCGGCGGTCGGCGGCCAGGGCGCGGGGGGCGTGAAGGCCGGAGCGACAGCAGGGTCCACTCGTTCGGGTGGCAAGTCGTCGGAGGGGTAG
- a CDS encoding cellulose-binding protein has product MSDTSSPFGFELVRRGYDRGQVDDRITKLVSDRDSALGRINSLEKRIEELHLETQNAQAQVNDAEPSYAGLGARVEKILRLAEEEAKDLREEARRAAEQHRELAESAAQQVRNDAESFAADRKSKAEDEGVRIVEKAKGEASTLRSEAQKDAASKREEADALFEETRAKAAQAAADFETNLAKRREQSERDLAARQAKAEKRLAEIEHRAEQLRLEAEKLRTDAERRARQTVETAQRQAEDIVADANAKADRIRSESERELAALTNRRDSINAQLTNVREMLATLTGAAVAAASPIVDDEPVTRGVPAQQSR; this is encoded by the coding sequence ATGAGCGACACTTCCTCCCCCTTCGGCTTCGAGCTCGTGCGGCGTGGTTACGACCGCGGTCAGGTGGACGACCGCATTACCAAGCTGGTCTCCGACCGCGACAGCGCCCTTGGACGTATCAACTCTCTGGAAAAGCGGATCGAGGAACTGCACCTCGAGACGCAGAACGCCCAGGCCCAGGTGAACGACGCCGAGCCGTCGTACGCCGGTCTCGGCGCCCGGGTCGAGAAGATCCTGCGGCTGGCCGAGGAGGAGGCGAAGGACCTGCGCGAGGAGGCCCGTCGCGCGGCCGAGCAGCACCGCGAGCTCGCCGAGTCGGCTGCCCAGCAGGTGCGCAACGACGCCGAGTCGTTCGCCGCCGACCGCAAGTCGAAGGCGGAGGACGAGGGCGTCCGCATCGTCGAGAAGGCCAAGGGCGAAGCCTCCACCCTGCGCTCCGAGGCCCAGAAGGACGCCGCCTCCAAGCGCGAGGAGGCCGACGCGCTGTTCGAGGAGACCCGCGCCAAGGCCGCCCAGGCCGCCGCGGACTTCGAGACCAACCTGGCCAAGCGCCGTGAGCAGTCGGAGCGCGACCTGGCCGCGCGTCAGGCCAAGGCCGAGAAGCGCCTCGCGGAGATCGAGCACCGCGCGGAGCAGCTGCGCCTGGAGGCCGAGAAGCTGCGTACGGACGCGGAGCGCCGTGCCCGTCAGACCGTGGAGACCGCGCAGCGCCAGGCCGAGGACATCGTGGCCGACGCCAACGCCAAGGCGGACCGCATCCGCAGCGAGTCCGAGCGCGAGCTGGCGGCGCTCACCAACCGCCGCGACTCGATCAACGCGCAGCTGACCAACGTCCGCGAGATGCTGGCGACGCTCACGGGCGCGGCCGTCGCGGCGGCCTCCCCGATCGTGGACGACGAGCCCGTCACCCGCGGCGTCCCCGCGCAGCAGAGCCGCTAG
- a CDS encoding ABC transporter ATP-binding protein: protein MIELEGLTKRFGAKTAVDHLSFQVRPGVVTGFLGPNGAGKSTTMRMMLDLDNPTSGTVRIDGKHYRDLPEPLKYIGALLDAKAMHGGRSAYNNLLCLAQSNRIPEQRVAEVLDLVGLTAVAKKKSKGFSLGMGQRLGIAAALLGDPEILMFDEPVNGLDPEGILWIRNLMKGMAAEGRTIFVSSHLMSEMALTADHLVVIGQGKLLADLPMADFIQQNSRSYVRLRSPQQERLKDVLHESGIDAISVPATGTLEIDGASAEQLGELAAQHQIVLHELSPQRASLEEAFMRMTADSVEYHAHAPGAPGTPAPPGMAADNPARPADVPAWGAGSGFEAQRKGGE, encoded by the coding sequence ATGATCGAGCTTGAGGGCCTCACCAAACGATTCGGTGCCAAAACCGCCGTGGACCACCTCAGCTTCCAGGTCAGACCGGGGGTGGTGACCGGCTTCCTCGGCCCCAACGGGGCGGGGAAGTCCACGACCATGCGCATGATGCTCGACCTCGACAACCCGACCAGCGGTACGGTCCGGATCGACGGGAAGCACTACCGGGACCTGCCGGAGCCACTGAAGTACATCGGAGCGCTGCTGGATGCGAAGGCCATGCACGGTGGCCGAAGTGCATACAACAACCTTCTCTGTCTGGCCCAGTCGAATCGCATCCCGGAGCAGCGGGTCGCCGAGGTCCTGGACCTGGTCGGCCTGACGGCCGTGGCGAAGAAGAAATCCAAAGGATTTTCGCTGGGCATGGGTCAGCGGCTGGGAATCGCCGCCGCGTTGCTGGGTGATCCGGAAATCCTCATGTTCGACGAACCCGTCAACGGTCTGGACCCGGAGGGAATTCTCTGGATCCGCAATCTGATGAAGGGCATGGCGGCGGAGGGGAGGACGATCTTCGTGTCCTCCCACCTGATGAGCGAAATGGCGCTGACCGCAGACCATTTGGTCGTCATCGGTCAAGGGAAGTTACTGGCCGATCTGCCGATGGCCGATTTCATCCAGCAGAACTCCCGCAGTTACGTCCGCCTGCGCTCCCCGCAGCAGGAACGGCTCAAGGACGTCCTGCACGAATCCGGGATCGACGCCATCAGCGTCCCCGCCACCGGCACGCTGGAGATCGACGGCGCGAGCGCGGAACAGCTCGGCGAGCTGGCCGCCCAGCACCAGATCGTGCTGCACGAACTCAGCCCGCAGCGGGCCTCACTGGAGGAAGCGTTCATGCGCATGACGGCGGACTCCGTCGAGTACCACGCCCACGCGCCGGGCGCACCCGGCACGCCGGCCCCGCCCGGCATGGCCGCGGACAACCCGGCCCGGCCGGCCGACGTGCCCGCCTGGGGCGCCGGCTCCGGCTTCGAGGCGCAGCGCAAGGGTGGCGAGTGA
- a CDS encoding ABC transporter permease has product MSSFPAVLQSEWTKIRTVASTSWTLALVFLVTVGFAALFSATFDTNSLDAAQRATFDPTAMSLGSMQFGQLAMIVFGVMVVSTEYSTGMIRTSLAAVPRRGHFLLGKMAVATALALAVGLLTSFVSFFLTQALLGDLGIGIGEENVLRAVVGAGLYLALLALFCMGAAAMLRSSVAAISILIPFFLIVSNLLNGFEATRTVGQYLPSNAGSRIMQVVPNAFGAPETPYGPWGGFGIMALWTLAAVLGGYVVLRKRDA; this is encoded by the coding sequence ATGTCGTCCTTCCCCGCCGTCCTGCAGTCCGAGTGGACCAAGATCCGCACGGTCGCCTCCACCAGCTGGACCCTCGCCCTCGTCTTCCTCGTCACCGTCGGGTTCGCCGCGCTGTTCAGCGCCACGTTCGACACGAACAGCCTGGACGCGGCCCAGCGGGCCACCTTCGACCCCACCGCCATGAGCCTCGGTTCGATGCAATTCGGACAGCTGGCGATGATCGTCTTCGGTGTGATGGTCGTGAGCACCGAGTACAGCACCGGCATGATCCGCACCTCGCTGGCCGCGGTACCGCGCCGCGGGCACTTCCTGCTCGGCAAGATGGCGGTGGCGACGGCGCTGGCCCTGGCCGTGGGGCTGCTGACCAGCTTCGTGTCGTTCTTCCTCACCCAGGCGCTCCTGGGTGACCTCGGCATCGGCATCGGCGAGGAGAACGTGCTGCGCGCCGTGGTCGGCGCCGGGCTGTACCTGGCGCTGCTCGCCCTGTTCTGCATGGGCGCCGCGGCCATGCTGCGCAGCTCGGTCGCCGCGATCAGCATCCTGATCCCGTTCTTCCTGATCGTCTCGAACCTCCTCAACGGATTCGAGGCGACCCGTACGGTCGGCCAGTACCTGCCGAGCAACGCCGGGTCGAGGATCATGCAGGTCGTGCCCAACGCCTTCGGGGCCCCCGAGACCCCGTACGGCCCGTGGGGCGGCTTCGGGATCATGGCCCTGTGGACACTGGCCGCGGTACTCGGGGGCTACGTCGTCCTCCGCAAGAGGGACGCCTGA